A window of the Juglans microcarpa x Juglans regia isolate MS1-56 chromosome 5D, Jm3101_v1.0, whole genome shotgun sequence genome harbors these coding sequences:
- the LOC121265645 gene encoding uncharacterized protein LOC121265645, with the protein MQHICTNFRTSSTVNSYFTPAKHERRPKYESALKLAEFLIERDLSWEATYLGIDQGKPRLHKFGESPSVEKLGIGQSPILMTSLGQGDQPETDTPLFLATKSGCIDIAEEILKRYPQAIEHIDDKGRNILHIAIRHRRSKIFELVAKKEVPMKRLVRKFDSEGNSILHVVGVKRKGYIAEEMRGPALELREELQWFEVENF; encoded by the coding sequence ATGCAACATATATGTACTAACTTCCGAACTTCATCAACAGTCAACTCATATTTTACTCCGGCCAAACATGAGCGACGGCCTAAATATGAGTCAGCATTGAAGCTTGCTGAGTTCTTAATAGAAAGAGATCTCTCATGGGAAGCAACTTATCTTGGAATAGACCAGGGAAAGCCTAGGCTCCACAAATTTGGTGAGAGTCCTAGCGTAGAGAAGCTGGGAATTGGACAATCCCCCATATTAATGACTTCACTTGGTCAAGGGGATCAACCGGAAACAGATACTCCTTTGTTTTTGGCAACTAAGTCTGGCTGCATAGACATTGCCGAAGAAATACTGAAACGTTATCCTCAGGCAATTGAGCATATTGATGACAAAGGACGTAACATACTTCATATAGCTATCAGGCACCGCCGATCAAAGATTTTTGAGCTTGTAGCGAAAAAAGAAGTGCCCATGAAGAGGCTAGTACGAAAATTTGACAGCGAAGGAAATTCCATACTTCATGTAGTTGGAGTGAAAAGAAAAGGGTATATAGCTGAGGAAATGCGTGGCCCTGCACTTGAACTGCGAGAGGAACTGCAATGGTTTGAGGTGGAGAACTTCTAA
- the LOC121265644 gene encoding probable transcription repressor OFP9, with translation MKASRQQNKKQQLQQRGCRALCCSSRLSVSSSEEAESSNSERFASVSTLAHAMVQERLDQMIRERQEARQLERRRPQRSGHEGTKFVLVMAMEKCSYDPREDFRESMVEMIIANRIQEPKDLRSLLNYYISMNSEEYHGIILEIFHECHVWIDDNAYNQLWYDLNL, from the exons ATGAAAGCGTCCAGGCAACAGAACAAGAAGCAACAGCTTCAGCAGAGAGGATGCAGGGCTTTGTGTTGCAGTAGCAGGCTTAGCGTATCTTCGTCAGAGGAAGCAGAGAGCTCAAATTCCGAGAGGTTTGCGTCAGTTTCAACCCTAGCGCACGCCATGGTGCAAGAGAGACTGGATCAAATGATTAGAGAAAGGCAGGAGGCAAGACAATTAGAGAGAAGAAGGCCGCAAAGATCAGGTCATGAAGGGACTAAGTTTGTTTTGGTGATGGCCATGGAAAAGTGCTCCTACGATCCCAGAGAGGATTTTAGGGAGTCCATGGTCGAGATGATCATAGCAAATCGGATTCAAGAACCAAAAGATCTTCGTAGTCTCttgaattattatatttcaaTGAATTCTGAGGAGTATCATGGGATTATACTTGAGATTTTCCATGAG TGTCATGTTTGGATCGATGATAATGCATACAACCAATTGTGGTATGATCTgaatctttga
- the LOC121264266 gene encoding uncharacterized protein LOC121264266, whose translation MAEMSNIRNHKLNAELYEALLSEDADKVKELCAKVPEQGLHILTIHDDTVLHAATYSKQSQLVLDLLDDLPPQHLDKMTRQNHQGNTILHEAVISNSQIDVVKKVLDKAPGLLCMRNHLGETALFRAVRHGKDKVFKFLAGKISGYNLANQQLFLRRSDKSTILHVAIVNEHFDLALLVAKMFPHLVGERDADEMTDLQLLSCDPRAFVREDKGEFFQQIINFGSFNIAQYLI comes from the exons ATGGCAgaaatgagtaatattagaaaTCATAAGCTGAATGCAGAGTTGTATGAGGCATTGCTTAGTGAAGATGCAGATAAGGTGAAAGAATTGTGTGCAAAAGTTCCGGAGCAAGGATTGCACATATTGACAATACACGACGACACCGTGCTCCACGCAGCCACTTACTCCAAACAATCCCAACTTGTACTCGATCTTCTTGACGATTTGCCTCCCCAACATCTCGACAAAATGACCCGACAAAACCACCAAGGAAACACTATTCTCCACGAAGCGGTCATATCcaattcacaaattgacgtggtAAAGAAGGTATTAGATAAGGCTCCCGGACTGCTATGCATGCGTAACCACCTTGGAGAGACCGCGCTCTTTCGGGCGGTGCGCCATGGCAAGGATAAGGTATTCAAGTTTCTTGCAGGAAAAATTTCTGGCTACAATTTAGCTAATCAACAGCTCTTCCTCCGGAGAAGTGATAAAAGCACCATTCTACATGTCGCCATCGTTAACGAGCACTTCG ATTTGGCCCTGCTCGTTGCCAAAATGTTCCCACACTTGGTTGGTGAACGAGACGCAGATGAAATGACTGATCTTCAGCTTCTATCATGCGACCCTAGAGCTTTTGTACGTGAGGACAAAGGGGAATTTTTCCAGCAAATCATCAATTTTGGTTCGTTTAATATCGCCCAATATTTGATCTGA